The following coding sequences lie in one Glycine max cultivar Williams 82 chromosome 19, Glycine_max_v4.0, whole genome shotgun sequence genomic window:
- the LOC100812172 gene encoding PI-PLC X domain-containing protein At5g67130: MDFLRCLLLVIILPLCYSIDAACSNGKCKLDDECSSNGDCGAGLYCFSCPHGFSGSRCVRSSITDQFKLINDSLPFNKYAFLTTHNAFAINGEPSHTGVRRATLSNQEDSVTQQLKNGVRGLMLDTYDFDGDVWLCHSFRGHCHDFTAFEPAIDTLKEIAAFLSSNPKEIVTLILEDYVEAPKGLTKVFTDAGLVKFWFPVTRMPKNGGDWPLVSDMVAKNQRLLLFTSVSSKEKSEGIAYQWNYMVENQFGDKGRKALKEGSCPNRKESSPLDDKSKSLVLVNYFRTIPLKPISCEDNSGGLIEMLQTCHRAAGNRWANFVAVDYYKRSEGGGSFQAVDTLNGKLLCGCNDVHACVHGSTAKACSA; this comes from the exons ATGGATTTTCTGCGGTGCTTGCTATTGGTTATTATTCTTCCGTTGTGTTATTCTATTGATGCTGCATGTTCTAATGGAAAATGCAAG CTTGACGATGAATGCTCGTCTAACGGTGATTGTGGAGCCGGACTCTATTGTTTCTCGTGCCCACATGGCTTTTCAGGCTCTAGGTGTGTGAGATCTTCCATCACAGATCAATTCAAGCTCATA AATGACTCTCTGCCATTCAACAAGTATGCATTTTTGACAACACACAATGCTTTTGCCATCAATGGAGAACCATCTCACACAGGAGTGCGTCGAGCTACCCTCAGTAATCAAGAAGACAGTGTAACACAGCAGCTAAAA AATGGAGTTCGGGGACTAATGCTAGATACATATGATTTTGATGGAGATGTGTGGTTATGCCATTCATTTCGAGGCCACTGTCATGACTTCACAGCTTTT GAACCAGCCATAGATACACTGAAGGAAATTGCAGCTTTTCTATCCTCCAACCCGAAAGAAATTGTCACACTCATATTGGAAGATTATGTTGAAGCACCAAAAGGATTGACAAAAGTTTTCACTGATGCTGGTTTGGTGAAGTTTTGGTTTCCTGTGACTAGAATGCCTAAAAATGGAGGAGATTGGCCTCTAGTGAGCGATATGGTTGCTAAAAATCAAAGATTGCTACTGTTCACTTCAGTCAGTTCTAAGGAAAAAAGTGAAGGCATTGCATACCAGTGGAATTACATGGTTGAAAATCAGT TTGGGGATAAAGGAAGGAAAGCACTCAAAGAAGGAAGCTGTCCAAATAGAAAAGAATCTTCTCCTCTTGACGACAAGAGCAAGTCCTTGGTGTTGGTAAACTATTTTCGCACTATTCCTCTGAAGCCAATCTCATGTGAAGATAACTCTGGAGGTCTCATTGAAATGCTACAAACCTGTCACCGTGCTGCCGGCAACAGGTGGGCTAATTTTGTTGCTGTTGATTATTACAAG AGGAGTGAAGGAGGAGGTTCGTTTCAAGCTGTGGACACTCTCAATGGGAAGCTCTTGTGTGGTTGTAATGATGTCCATGCGTGTGTG CATGGATCTACTGCAAAAGCTTGCTCAGCATAG
- the LOC121174221 gene encoding serine/threonine-protein phosphatase 7 long form homolog, with the protein MKMGYLKINSSLITALIERWRPETHTFHLRCGEATITLQDVSVLLGLHTEGAPLIGQTNLDWAELCEELLGVKPQEGELQGSVVKLSWLAHHFSEINIHDGNVEQLQRFTRAWILRFIGGVLFVDKSSSKVSLRYLQFLRDFEQCSTYAWGPAVLAYLYREMCSATNYKIKSIGGMCILIQMWAWERCTTLAPKRTPPIMENKPLGHRWLRRGNQHIGNDDLIVFRRNCIS; encoded by the exons ATGAAAATGGGGTACCTGAAAATTAATTCTTCATTAATTACAGccttgattgaaagatggaggcccgagACACACACGTTTCACTTGAGATGCGGAGAGGCTAcgattactcttcaagatgtgTCAGTGTTGTTAGGTCTTCATACTGAGggggcaccattaattggtcagactaatcttgattgggctgaattgtgtgaagaattattgggagtcaaaccacaggaaggtgaacttcaaggcagtgtggtcaaattaagttggctggctcaccatttttcaGAAATAAATATCCATGACGGGAACGTAgaacaattacaaaggtttacccgtgcatgGATCCTCAGATTCATAGGAGGAGTTCTatttgttgacaaaagcagcagtaaagtttccctaaggtaccttcaatttttacgggactttgaacagtgcagcacgtatgcatggggacctgccgtgcttgcttatttatacagagagatgtgcagcgccaccaattacaaaataaaatcaatcggaggtatgtgcatcttaatccaaatgtgggcatgggaacgctgcacgactttggctccaaagagaACTCCTCCTATAATGGAAAACAAACCACTCGGACACag gtggctgcgacgtggaaaccaacatattggcaatgatgatctAATAGTTTTCCGTCGCAATTGTATATcatga